A portion of the Ricinus communis isolate WT05 ecotype wild-type chromosome 10, ASM1957865v1, whole genome shotgun sequence genome contains these proteins:
- the LOC8259799 gene encoding F-box protein At5g06550, which produces MLRCRNLLFSRAMKKKNNLKLKKKARNKTISKRKQETISLNEESAHQHQLKDQEIQDFQEEEEEDAQGFSLKNSAPSHIFYGVQPLGNLYLNPGSINSRNTGLGNLHTLTDELVLDILGLLDGTHLGILATVSKSFYVFANHEPLWRNLVLDNLNGAFLFNGSWKLTYISSFSPSFDVSCMRISNLRVRDFYSDYIFQSWLCANLEMKPEWLERDNIVRKKGISVEEFVSNFEEPNKPVLLEGCMDNWAAFHNWDRDYLVRICGDVKFAVGPVEMRLKEYFRYADQVREERPLYLFDPKFAEKVPSLGSDYKVPMYFREDLFGVLGSERPDYRWIIVGPAGSGSSFHIDPNSTSAWNAVIKGSKKWILFPPDVIPSGVHPSPDGTEVACPVSIIEWFMNFYDATKDWKKRPIECVCKAGEVIFVPNGWWHLVINLEESVAMTQNYVSRSNLLNVLEFLKRPNASELVSGTRDRVNLHDKFKNAIEARFPGTIDDLVQKAEEKKAQQKKLSFWDSVTDSHAGAFKFSF; this is translated from the exons ATGCTACGCTGCAGAAACTTGTTGTTCTCTAGAgccatgaaaaagaaaaataatttgaagttgaaaaagaaagcaagaaacaaaactatttcaaaaagaaaacaagaaaccatttctttaaatgaagaATCAGCTCACCAACATCAGCTGAAAGACCAAGAAATTCAAGAtttccaagaagaagaagaagaagatgctcAAGGTTTTAGCCTAAAAAACTCAGCTCCATCTCACATTTTTTATGGTGTCCAGCCACTAGGTAATCTTTACTTAAATCCAGGTTCTATCAATTCAAGAAACACTGGTTTAGGTAATCTCCATACCCTAACTGATGAGCTTGTTCTTGATATTCTTGGACTTCTTGATGGTACCCACTTGGGTATTTTGGCTACTGTTAGCaaatctttttatgtttttgctAACCATGAGCCTCTTTGGAGAAATCTTGTATTGGATAACTTAAATGGTGCGTTTTTGTTCAATGGTTCATGGAAGCTTACttacatttcttctttttcccccTCTTTTGATGTTTCTTGCATGCGGATATCGAATTTGAGAGTTAGAGATTTTTATTCTGATTATATATTCCAAAGTTGGTTATGTGCTAATCTTGAAATGAAACCTGAATGGCTTGAGAGAGATAATATAGTTAGAAAGAAGGGTATTTCTGTTGAAGAATTTGTTTCGAATTTTGAGGAACCAAATAAGCCAGTGTTGCTTGAAGGATGTATGGATAATTGGGCTGCATTCCATAATTGGGATAGAGATTATTTAGTTAGAATATGTGGTGATGTTAAATTTGCAGTTGGACCGGTGGAAATGCGGCTTAAGGAGTACTTTAGGTATGCAGACCAAGTGAGGGAAGAAAGGCCATTGTATCTTTTCGACCCGAAGTTCGCAGAAAAAGTTCCAAGTTTGGGTTCAGACTACAAAGTTCCTATGTACTTTAGAGAGGATTTGTTTGGTGTTCTAGGTAGTGAGAGACCTGATTATAGGTGGATCATAGTCGGACCAGCAGGGTCTGGTTCATCATTCCACATTGATCCTAATTCTACATCAGCTTGGAATGCAGTGATTAAGGGGTCTAAGAAATGGATTTTGTTCCCACCTGATGTGATACCGTCCGGGGTACATCCAAGCCCAGATGGCACAGAGGTCGCATGTCCTGTTTCTATAATTGAATGGTTTATGAACTTTTATGATGCTACAAAAGATTGGAAGAAACGACCTATTGAATGTGTCTGTAAGGCTGGGGAAGTGATTTTTGTGCCCAATGGATGGTGGCATTTGGTGATCAATCTGGAAGAATCTGTTGCCATGACACAGAATTATGTCAGCAG GAGTAATTTGTTGAATGTTCTGGAGTTTCTTAAGAGGCCAAATGCAAGTGAGCTGGTGTCCGGAACCAGAGACCGCGTGAATTTGCATGATAAGTTTAAGAATGCTATTGAAGCAAGGTTTCCTGGAACTATTGATGATTTGGTGCAGAAAGCTGAGGAGAAAAAGGCACAACAGAAAAAACTTTCCTTTTGGGACTCGGTGACTGATTCCCATGCTGGTGCTTTCAAGTTCAGTTTCTAA
- the LOC107261642 gene encoding pentatricopeptide repeat-containing protein At5g06540, which produces MSSTSSLVSRTLKLKNPKLLLLESCSNLSHLKIIHAYMIRTHTIVDVFSTSRLISFSIDKNLLDYALQVFYQIQNPNLFIFNAFIRGYSGSESPGQSFHFYIQSQRLGIFPDNLTYPFLVKACTQLGSIDMGMQAHGHVVRHGFENDVYVQNSLVNMYSNLGDIRAASYIFQTMSQLDVVSWTSMIAGYNKSGDVESARKLFDKMPEKNLVTWSTMISGYAKNNCFNKAIELYNVLQSEGVQANETVMVSVMSSCAHLGALELGEKAHDYVVRNKITVNLILGTALVDMYARCGSIDKAVQVFDELGEKDALSWTALIAGFAMHGHAEKALQYFSEMIRTGLTPRDITFTAVLSACSHRGLVERGMKIFETMKRDYCVEPRLEHYGCMVDLLGRAGKLTEAEKFVLDMPVKPNAPIWGALLGACRIHKNAEIAERVGKTLIELLPEHSGYYVLLSNIYARTNKWKNVENMREMMKVRGVKKPPGYSLIEIKGKVHKFTIGDTIHPEIEKIEKMWEEILKKIKTAGYTENTTDAMFDIDEEEKENTLHRHSEKLAIAYGIMRTKAHAPIRIVKNLRVCEDCHTATKLISKIYERELIVRDRNRFHHFKGGVCSCMDYW; this is translated from the coding sequence ATGAGTAGTACTAGCAGCTTGGTTTCAAGAACCCTAAAGCTAAAGAATCCAAAACTTTTGCTACTAGAATCCTGCTCCAATTTGTCCCACCTGAAAATCATTCATGCCTATATGATCAGAACCCACACAATCGTTGATGTGTTTTCAACCAGTCGTTTAATTTCCTTTAGCATAGACAAGAACTTGCTAGATTATGCATTACAGGTCTTTTACCAAATCCAAAACcctaatctttttattttcaatgcATTTATCAGGGGATATTCTGGAAGCGAAAGCCCAGGTCAGTCCTTTCACTTTTACATCCAATCTCAAAGATTAGGCATTTTTCCTGATAATCTTACATACCCGTTTTTAGTCAAGGCATGTACTCAATTGGGTTCTATAGATATGGGAATGCAAGCTCATGGTCATGTTGTTAGGCATGGATTTGAAAATGATGTTTATGTGCAAAATTCACTTGTTAATATGTATTCTAATCTAGGGGACATAAGGGCTGCaagttatatctttcaaacaATGTCTCAGTTAGATGTTGTTTCTTGGACTTCGATGATAGCTGGTTATAATAAATCAGGAGATGTTGAGTCAGCGCGCAAGTTGTTCGACAAAATGCCGGAAAAGAACTTGGTTACTTGGAGTACAATGATCAGTGGCTATGCTAAGAACAATTGCTTTAATAAGGCAATTGAATTGTATAATGTTCTTCAATCAGAAGGGGTTCAAGCAAATGAAACTGTTATGGTTAGTGTGATGTCTTCATGTGCTCATTTAGGTGCACTTGAATTGGGAGAAAAAGCACATGATTATGTggttagaaataaaataactgTCAATTTGATACTTGGTACTGCCCTTGTAGATATGTATGCAAGATGTGGAAGTATTGATAAAGCTGTCCAGGTTTTCGATGAACTTGGGGAGAAGGATGCCTTAAGTTGGACAGCCCTTATTGCTGGATTTGCAATGCATGGTCATGCTGAAAAAGCACTTCAATATTTCTCAGAAATGATAAGAACAGGGCTAACCCCGAGAGACATAACCTTTACAGCAGTTTTGTCTGCATGCAGTCACAGGGGATTGGTTGAAAGAGGGATGAAGATATTTGAAACCATGAAAAGAGACTATTGTGTTGAGCCTAGGTTGGAACACTATGGGTGCATGGTTGATCTGCTAGGCCGAGCAGGGAAATTAACGGAAGCTGAGAAGTTTGTTCTTGATATGCCAGTGAAGCCTAATGCTCCAATTTGGGGAGCATTGCTCGGAGCTTGTCGGATACATAAAAATGCAGAAATTGCAGAAAGAGTAGGAAAGACCCTCATTGAGTTGCTGCCAGAACACAGTGGATACTATGTGCTGCTTTCAAACATTTATGCACGCACGAACAAGTGGAAGAATGTCGAAAACATGAGAGAGATGATGAAGGTAAGGGGAGTAAAGAAACCGCCCGGATATAGTCTCATTGAGATAAAGGGGAAAGTTCATAAATTTACCATAGGAGACACAATACACCCAGAAATAGAGAAGATTGAAAAAATGTGGGAAGAAATTCTCAAGAAGATAAAAACAGCAGGATATACTGAAAATACTACTGATGCAATGTTTGACATAGAtgaagaggaaaaagagaatACCCTGCACCGGCACAGTGAGAAGCTAGCTATAGCATATGGGATCATGAGGAC